The proteins below are encoded in one region of Paenarthrobacter ilicis:
- the glyA gene encoding serine hydroxymethyltransferase, with translation MVEPLIRPLAQADPEVDQAIAQELIRQQSTLEMIASENFAPTAVMQAQGSVLTNKYAEGYPGKRYYGGCEHVDVIEQLAIDRLKSLFGAEFANVQPHSGAQANASAMHALITPGDTIMGLNLAHGGHLTHGMRINFSGKLYKVVPYGVREDTHTVDMAEVERLALESKPQLIVAGWSAYARQLDFAEFRRIADLVGAYLMVDMAHFAGLVAAGLHPSPVPHAHIVTSTTHKTLGGPRGGVILTNDAEIAKKVNSAVFPGQQGGPLEHVIAAKAVAFKMASEPEFQERQVRVLEGSKILAQRLLQDDVAAAGISVVSGGTDVHLVLADLRHSVLNGQQAEDTLHRIGITVNRNAVPFDPRPPMVSSGLRIGTPALAARGFGAEDFTEVSDIIATALIAAANSGTSAGTEAGTEGDVALDESTAVELRNRVTALADKFPLYPHLNTNGNGAATEAELIGAAQ, from the coding sequence ATGGTTGAACCCTTGATCCGCCCGCTGGCACAGGCGGACCCGGAGGTTGATCAGGCGATCGCCCAGGAACTCATCCGCCAGCAGTCCACGCTGGAGATGATCGCTTCGGAGAACTTCGCACCCACAGCCGTCATGCAGGCACAGGGATCGGTGCTGACCAACAAGTACGCCGAGGGCTACCCGGGCAAGCGCTACTATGGCGGCTGCGAGCACGTTGATGTGATCGAACAGCTGGCCATTGACCGCTTGAAATCCTTGTTCGGCGCAGAATTCGCCAACGTCCAGCCACACTCCGGCGCCCAGGCAAACGCCTCGGCCATGCACGCGCTCATCACCCCGGGCGACACCATCATGGGCCTGAACCTGGCCCACGGCGGCCACCTGACCCACGGCATGCGCATCAACTTCTCCGGCAAGCTGTACAAGGTTGTCCCCTACGGCGTCCGCGAGGATACCCACACCGTGGACATGGCCGAAGTGGAGCGCCTGGCCCTTGAGAGCAAGCCGCAGCTGATCGTCGCCGGCTGGTCCGCCTATGCGCGGCAGCTGGACTTCGCTGAATTCCGCCGCATTGCCGACCTTGTGGGTGCTTACCTCATGGTGGACATGGCCCACTTTGCCGGCTTGGTGGCTGCCGGACTTCATCCCAGCCCCGTCCCGCACGCCCACATCGTCACCAGCACCACCCACAAGACCCTTGGCGGACCCCGCGGTGGCGTGATTCTGACCAACGACGCCGAGATTGCCAAGAAGGTTAACTCCGCCGTCTTCCCCGGTCAGCAGGGTGGTCCGCTGGAACACGTCATCGCAGCCAAGGCCGTCGCCTTCAAGATGGCGTCCGAACCGGAGTTCCAGGAACGCCAGGTCCGCGTGCTTGAAGGCTCCAAGATCCTGGCCCAGCGCCTCCTGCAAGACGACGTTGCCGCGGCCGGCATTTCCGTGGTCAGCGGTGGAACCGACGTCCACCTGGTCCTCGCCGACCTACGCCATTCAGTACTTAACGGTCAGCAAGCCGAGGACACACTCCACCGGATCGGCATCACGGTCAACCGCAATGCCGTCCCGTTCGATCCCCGCCCACCGATGGTTTCCTCCGGCCTGCGCATCGGTACTCCGGCCCTCGCCGCGCGCGGGTTCGGCGCCGAAGACTTCACTGAAGTCTCGGACATCATTGCGACGGCGTTGATCGCCGCGGCGAACAGCGGCACCTCCGCAGGAACTGAAGCAGGCACCGAAGGCGACGTCGCCCTGGACGAGAGCACCGCCGTCGAACTCCGCAACCGCGTCACCGCATTGGCTGACAAATTCCCCCTCTACCCGCACCTGAACACCAACGGCAATGGCGCCGCAACCGAAGCAGAACTGATTGGAGCAGCCCAGTGA
- a CDS encoding sarcosine oxidase subunit beta family protein — protein sequence MSADHLPEHPDFLWRNPDPKKSYDAVIVGGGGHGLATAYFLAKNHGMTNIAILEKGWLAGGNMARNTTIIRSNYLWDESAAIYEHALKLWEILPEELEYDFLFSQRGVMNLAHTLGDVRESVRRVGANRLNGVDAEWLDPQQVKELCPILNISDNIRYPVMGATYQPRAGIAKHDHVAWAFARKCDELGVDIIQNCEVTGFIKDGNRVTGVKTTRGTINTEKVGLCAAGHSSVLAEMAGFRLPIQSHPLQALVSELHEPVHPTVVMSNHVHVYVSQAHKGELVMGAGVDSYNGYGQRGSFHVIEEQMAAAVELFPIFARAHVLRTWGGIVDTTLDASPIVGLSPVENMFVNCGWGTGGFKGTPAAGLTFAHTIATGAPHQLNKPFALERFETGALIDEHGAAAVAH from the coding sequence GTGAGTGCAGACCACCTCCCCGAACACCCTGACTTCCTCTGGCGCAACCCGGACCCGAAGAAGAGCTACGACGCCGTGATTGTGGGCGGCGGCGGCCACGGCTTGGCCACGGCGTACTTTCTGGCCAAGAACCATGGCATGACCAACATCGCCATCCTGGAAAAGGGTTGGCTGGCCGGTGGCAACATGGCCCGCAACACCACCATCATCCGTTCCAACTACCTCTGGGACGAGAGCGCAGCCATCTACGAGCACGCCCTCAAGCTCTGGGAAATCCTGCCCGAGGAACTTGAGTACGACTTCCTCTTCAGCCAGCGCGGCGTCATGAACCTGGCCCACACCTTGGGCGATGTCCGCGAAAGCGTCCGCCGGGTGGGAGCCAACCGGCTCAACGGCGTGGACGCTGAATGGCTGGACCCGCAGCAGGTCAAGGAACTCTGCCCCATCCTGAACATCAGCGACAACATCCGCTACCCCGTCATGGGCGCCACGTACCAGCCGCGCGCAGGCATCGCCAAGCACGACCACGTGGCATGGGCGTTCGCCCGCAAGTGCGACGAGCTGGGCGTGGACATCATCCAGAACTGCGAGGTCACCGGCTTCATCAAGGACGGCAACCGCGTCACGGGCGTCAAGACCACCCGCGGCACCATCAACACCGAAAAGGTGGGCCTCTGCGCCGCCGGCCACAGCTCGGTCCTGGCGGAAATGGCGGGCTTCCGCCTGCCGATCCAGAGCCACCCGCTCCAGGCGCTGGTGTCTGAACTCCACGAGCCGGTCCACCCCACCGTGGTCATGTCCAACCACGTCCACGTGTACGTATCCCAAGCCCACAAGGGCGAACTGGTGATGGGTGCCGGCGTCGACTCCTACAACGGCTACGGCCAGCGCGGCTCGTTCCACGTGATCGAGGAGCAGATGGCAGCAGCCGTTGAGCTTTTCCCGATCTTTGCCCGGGCCCACGTGCTCCGGACCTGGGGCGGCATTGTGGACACCACGCTGGACGCTTCTCCGATTGTTGGCCTCTCCCCGGTGGAGAACATGTTCGTCAACTGTGGTTGGGGAACCGGCGGCTTCAAGGGGACCCCGGCGGCGGGCCTGACCTTCGCGCACACCATCGCAACCGGTGCGCCGCACCAGCTGAACAAGCCCTTCGCGCTGGAACGCTTCGAAACCGGCGCCCTGATCGACGAACACGGCGCCGCAGCCGTGGCCCACTAG
- a CDS encoding sarcosine oxidase subunit delta codes for MLLISCPNCGPRDETEFHYGGQAHIAYPENPNELSDREWAEYLFYRENTKGTFAERWVHSTGCRQWFNMLRDTVSYDIHSIYGMGQPRPDIKSPGQSSEPDQPGEFTQAGEFGQAGEPGLAPGAASPTATTPISSEGV; via the coding sequence ATGCTCCTCATCTCATGCCCCAACTGCGGGCCACGCGACGAAACCGAATTCCACTACGGCGGCCAGGCGCACATCGCCTACCCGGAGAACCCCAACGAGCTCAGCGACCGGGAGTGGGCCGAGTACCTCTTCTACCGCGAGAACACCAAGGGCACCTTTGCTGAGCGCTGGGTCCACAGCACCGGCTGCCGGCAGTGGTTCAACATGCTCCGCGACACCGTGAGCTACGACATCCACTCGATCTACGGGATGGGCCAGCCCCGGCCGGACATCAAATCCCCCGGCCAAAGCAGCGAACCGGACCAGCCAGGCGAGTTCACTCAGGCCGGCGAGTTCGGCCAAGCCGGCGAACCAGGCCTCGCCCCCGGTGCCGCCTCACCTACGGCCACCACCCCCATCTCCTCGGAAGGAGTCTAG
- a CDS encoding 2Fe-2S iron-sulfur cluster-binding protein has protein sequence MTSKNARLATGGRIDRSISWRFTVDGQEFTGHPGDTIASALLANGHINAGNSLYEDRPRGIMAAGVEESNALVKIAPRFRGHVAESMLPATAVSLVDGMNIELLSGLGKLDPNEDKAEYDKKYVHTDVLVVGGGIAGLAAAREAVRTGARVILIDDQPELGGSLLSGSTAPELAEEIEGKPALEWVADVEAELVSAAECTVLNRTTAFGSYDSNYFIAAQNRTDHLSVPAASGVSRQRIWHIRAKQVVLAPGAHERPLVFENNDRPGIMLASAARTYLNRYAVAAGSRVVISTTNDSAYALAADLKAAGVAVAAVVDARPQISAKAAAAVESGIRVLIGSAVADTSADENGRLNGVTVRSINDDGELTSGVEQLAADLLAVSGGWSPVVHLHSQRQGKLRWDDALAAFIPTKPVRDQQVVGAGRGSYELQDCLAEGISAGAGASIAAGFESATTPVELQDPVAGAPSRQLWLVPGQSGEPGEWHHHFVDFQRDQSVADVLRSTGAGMRSVEHVKRYTSISTANDQGKTSGVNAIGVIAAALKFGGAESIPGVGEIGTTAYRAPFTPVAFAALAGRQRGELFDPARVTSIHPWHVAQGALFEDVGQWKRPWYYPQGSEDMDTAVLRECAAVRDSVGFMDATTLGKIEIRGKDAGEFLNRVYTNAFKKLAPGSARYGVMCTLDGMIFDDGVTLRLDDDRYFMTTTTGGAAKVLDWLEEWHQTEWPELDVVCTSVTEQWSTIAVVGPKSRAVIAKVAPQLAENGGLEAGNFPFMTFRETTLASGVQARVCRISFSGELAYEINIPSWYGLNTWEAVAAAGAEFNITPYGTETMHVLRAEKGYPIVGQDTDGTVTPQDAGMDWIVSKAKDFIGKRSYLRQDASREDRKHLVSVLPVDHSLRLPEGTQLVEKGIPVNPANGPVPMEGFVTSSYHSAALGRSFGLALIQNGRNRIGETLVASLGDQLVDVVVGETVLFDAEGTRKDG, from the coding sequence GTGACCAGTAAGAACGCACGCCTCGCCACCGGCGGACGCATCGATCGCAGCATCTCTTGGCGCTTCACCGTGGACGGCCAGGAATTCACCGGCCACCCGGGTGACACCATCGCTTCGGCGCTGCTGGCGAACGGCCACATCAACGCCGGCAACTCCCTCTACGAGGACCGCCCCCGCGGCATCATGGCAGCCGGTGTGGAAGAGTCCAACGCCCTGGTCAAGATCGCGCCCCGTTTCCGCGGACACGTTGCCGAGTCCATGCTTCCCGCCACGGCAGTTTCGTTGGTGGACGGCATGAACATTGAACTCCTGTCCGGCCTTGGCAAGCTTGATCCCAACGAGGACAAGGCTGAGTACGACAAGAAGTACGTCCACACGGATGTCCTGGTGGTCGGCGGCGGTATTGCCGGCCTTGCCGCGGCCCGTGAAGCTGTCCGCACCGGCGCCCGCGTCATCCTCATTGATGACCAGCCCGAACTTGGTGGCTCGCTGCTCTCCGGTTCCACGGCCCCGGAACTGGCAGAAGAGATCGAAGGCAAGCCGGCCCTTGAATGGGTGGCAGACGTGGAGGCCGAGCTGGTTTCCGCTGCAGAATGCACGGTGCTGAACCGCACCACGGCTTTCGGTTCCTACGACTCCAACTACTTCATTGCAGCCCAGAACCGCACGGACCACCTGAGCGTTCCGGCAGCCTCGGGTGTCTCGCGCCAGCGTATTTGGCACATCCGTGCCAAGCAGGTTGTCCTGGCTCCGGGCGCCCACGAGCGTCCGCTGGTCTTCGAAAACAACGACCGCCCGGGCATCATGCTCGCCTCGGCGGCCCGCACGTACCTCAACCGCTACGCCGTCGCAGCCGGTTCGCGCGTGGTCATCAGCACCACCAACGACTCCGCCTACGCACTTGCTGCGGACCTGAAGGCAGCAGGCGTGGCGGTTGCCGCCGTCGTCGATGCCCGTCCGCAGATCAGCGCGAAGGCCGCTGCCGCCGTCGAGTCCGGTATCCGGGTCCTCATCGGCAGTGCAGTCGCTGACACGTCCGCGGACGAGAATGGCCGCCTGAACGGCGTCACCGTCCGCAGCATTAACGACGACGGCGAACTCACCTCAGGCGTCGAACAGCTGGCTGCCGATTTGCTTGCAGTTTCCGGTGGCTGGAGCCCGGTGGTCCACCTCCACAGCCAGCGTCAAGGGAAGCTGCGTTGGGATGATGCGCTCGCTGCGTTCATTCCCACCAAGCCGGTCCGCGACCAGCAGGTTGTGGGCGCAGGCCGTGGCAGCTACGAACTCCAGGACTGCCTGGCCGAGGGCATCTCGGCTGGCGCGGGAGCATCCATCGCTGCCGGCTTCGAGTCCGCAACCACCCCGGTAGAACTCCAGGACCCTGTGGCCGGCGCACCGAGCCGCCAGCTCTGGCTGGTTCCCGGCCAGAGCGGTGAGCCAGGCGAATGGCACCACCACTTCGTCGACTTCCAGCGCGACCAGTCCGTGGCGGACGTCCTCCGCTCCACCGGGGCAGGCATGCGGTCCGTGGAACACGTCAAGCGGTACACCTCCATCAGCACGGCCAACGATCAGGGCAAGACGTCCGGCGTCAACGCGATCGGCGTCATCGCTGCAGCGCTGAAGTTCGGCGGCGCGGAGAGCATCCCGGGAGTGGGCGAGATCGGCACCACGGCGTACCGTGCACCGTTCACGCCGGTGGCTTTCGCAGCGTTGGCAGGCCGCCAGCGCGGTGAGCTGTTCGACCCCGCCCGAGTCACCTCCATCCACCCGTGGCACGTTGCCCAAGGCGCACTGTTTGAAGATGTTGGACAGTGGAAGCGTCCTTGGTACTACCCGCAGGGCAGTGAAGACATGGACACGGCGGTCCTGCGTGAATGTGCCGCCGTCCGCGATTCCGTGGGCTTCATGGACGCCACCACGCTGGGCAAGATCGAGATCCGCGGCAAGGACGCGGGCGAATTCCTGAACCGCGTGTACACCAACGCGTTCAAGAAGCTCGCACCGGGATCCGCACGCTACGGCGTGATGTGCACCCTGGACGGCATGATCTTCGACGACGGCGTGACCCTGCGCCTGGATGATGACCGCTACTTCATGACCACCACCACCGGCGGCGCAGCCAAGGTGCTGGACTGGCTGGAAGAGTGGCACCAGACGGAGTGGCCGGAACTCGATGTGGTCTGCACCTCGGTGACCGAGCAGTGGAGCACCATTGCCGTGGTTGGCCCGAAGTCCCGCGCAGTGATCGCCAAGGTTGCTCCGCAGCTGGCCGAAAACGGTGGCCTGGAGGCAGGGAACTTCCCGTTCATGACCTTCCGCGAAACCACGTTGGCGTCAGGAGTCCAGGCACGTGTTTGCCGCATCTCCTTCTCCGGTGAACTTGCCTACGAAATCAACATCCCGTCCTGGTACGGACTCAACACCTGGGAAGCTGTTGCTGCTGCGGGTGCGGAGTTCAACATCACCCCGTACGGCACCGAAACCATGCACGTGCTCCGCGCCGAGAAGGGCTACCCGATCGTGGGGCAAGATACCGACGGCACCGTCACCCCACAGGACGCGGGCATGGACTGGATCGTCTCCAAGGCCAAGGACTTCATCGGCAAGCGCTCCTACCTCCGGCAGGACGCAAGCCGCGAAGACCGCAAGCACCTGGTGAGTGTCCTTCCCGTGGACCACTCGCTGAGGTTGCCGGAAGGCACGCAGCTGGTGGAAAAGGGCATCCCGGTCAACCCGGCCAACGGCCCCGTCCCCATGGAGGGCTTCGTGACCTCCAGCTACCACAGCGCCGCGCTGGGCCGTTCCTTCGGCTTGGCTCTTATCCAGAACGGCCGCAACCGCATTGGCGAGACCCTGGTGGCCTCGCTGGGAGACCAACTGGTTGACGTGGTTGTTGGCGAAACCGTACTTTTCGATGCTGAAGGGACCCGCAAAGATGGCTGA
- a CDS encoding sarcosine oxidase subunit gamma, whose product MAETATPAETVNSVRGARRSPAEHLAEAFTSGSVPGTVTLTEIPYQAMVGLRVDRTSDAGARVASVTGGLPAACGEVTGTDSVNTLWLGPTEFLVVAPEEAHDSLGGSLVSDLTAALGNDAGQVVDLSANRTTFELSGSHARAVLEKTCSLDLHPRVFKTGTAVSTELAHIPVMLWKTSEDSYRIFPRASFADFLGRWLLDAMREYASPEVP is encoded by the coding sequence ATGGCTGAAACAGCAACCCCCGCAGAAACCGTGAACAGTGTTCGTGGGGCACGGCGCAGTCCGGCCGAGCACCTGGCTGAGGCGTTCACGTCCGGCTCGGTTCCGGGCACAGTGACACTCACCGAGATCCCGTACCAGGCCATGGTTGGGCTTCGGGTTGACCGGACGTCCGACGCCGGTGCCCGCGTTGCGTCCGTGACCGGCGGCTTGCCTGCCGCTTGCGGCGAGGTGACGGGGACGGATTCCGTGAATACCCTGTGGCTTGGCCCCACCGAGTTCCTGGTGGTTGCACCGGAGGAAGCCCACGACTCCCTGGGCGGCTCCTTGGTCAGCGATCTCACCGCTGCACTGGGCAACGACGCAGGCCAGGTGGTGGATTTGTCCGCCAACCGCACCACGTTCGAGCTTTCCGGCAGCCACGCCCGGGCAGTGTTGGAAAAGACCTGTTCCTTGGATCTCCACCCCCGGGTCTTCAAGACCGGCACCGCGGTTTCCACGGAACTTGCACACATCCCGGTGATGCTGTGGAAGACTTCCGAGGACTCCTACCGGATCTTTCCCCGGGCCTCGTTTGCCGACTTCCTGGGCCGCTGGCTCTTGGACGCCATGAGGGAATACGCCTCCCCCGAGGTCCCCTGA
- a CDS encoding L-serine ammonia-lyase, with the protein MALSVLDLFSVGIGPSSSHTVGPMRAAKQFTDGLESSGQLPATVRVQAELFGSLGATGRGHGSDKAVVLGLQGHSPETVNTHTADDQVAAAALDAELRLGGNHRVDFNWEEDVVLHRRKSLPAHPNGMTFRALDHTGTVLRERSYYSIGGGFVVDGDVSGADKVVADDTVLPYPFTTADQLLAICEREGMSISDVMLANELVWRSEEELRERLLGIWAVMRECVDNGCSAEGILPGGLNVRRRAPSLFKKLSETDADLNGSASADPLLAMEWVNLFALAVNEENAAGGRIVTAPTNGAAGIVPAVLHYYTRFVPGADDDGVVRFLLAAAAVGILFKINASISGAEVGCQGEVGSACSMAAAGLCEVLGGTPEQVENAAEVGIEHNLGLTCDPVGGLVQIPCIERNAIASVKAINAARLALHGDGSHKVSLDKAIKTMRETGADMKSKYKETSRGGLAVNVVEC; encoded by the coding sequence ATGGCACTGAGTGTGCTTGACCTGTTTTCTGTTGGCATCGGGCCGTCGTCCTCACACACGGTCGGCCCGATGCGGGCGGCAAAGCAGTTCACGGACGGTCTTGAGTCGTCCGGCCAGCTCCCGGCCACGGTGCGCGTCCAGGCTGAGCTTTTCGGCTCCTTGGGCGCCACCGGCCGCGGCCACGGCTCAGACAAGGCCGTGGTGCTGGGGCTGCAGGGCCACTCCCCCGAAACCGTGAACACCCATACGGCCGATGACCAGGTAGCCGCTGCGGCACTCGACGCCGAGCTGCGACTGGGCGGCAACCACCGGGTGGACTTCAACTGGGAGGAGGACGTGGTCCTGCACCGCCGCAAATCACTCCCGGCCCACCCCAACGGCATGACGTTCAGGGCACTGGACCACACCGGCACTGTCCTGCGGGAGCGCAGCTACTACTCCATAGGGGGCGGCTTCGTGGTGGACGGCGACGTCTCCGGAGCCGACAAAGTGGTAGCCGATGACACCGTTCTCCCCTATCCCTTCACCACGGCGGACCAACTCCTGGCGATCTGCGAGCGCGAGGGCATGTCCATCTCGGACGTCATGTTGGCCAACGAACTGGTGTGGCGTTCCGAGGAAGAACTTCGTGAGCGGCTGCTGGGCATTTGGGCCGTCATGCGGGAATGCGTGGACAACGGCTGCTCTGCCGAGGGAATCCTGCCGGGAGGCCTGAACGTCAGGCGACGGGCGCCGTCGTTGTTCAAGAAGCTTTCCGAAACCGACGCGGACCTGAACGGTAGTGCTTCAGCGGACCCGCTCCTCGCCATGGAATGGGTGAACCTCTTCGCCTTGGCTGTGAACGAGGAAAACGCCGCGGGCGGCAGGATTGTTACTGCACCCACCAACGGTGCCGCCGGGATCGTCCCGGCAGTGCTGCACTATTACACGAGGTTTGTTCCGGGAGCCGACGACGACGGCGTCGTGCGGTTCCTGCTGGCGGCGGCCGCCGTCGGAATCCTGTTCAAGATCAACGCCTCCATCTCCGGCGCCGAGGTTGGCTGCCAAGGTGAGGTGGGCTCGGCCTGCTCCATGGCCGCCGCCGGGCTCTGCGAAGTCCTTGGCGGAACGCCGGAGCAAGTGGAGAATGCGGCCGAGGTGGGCATTGAGCACAATCTGGGCCTCACCTGCGATCCCGTGGGTGGGCTGGTGCAGATCCCCTGCATCGAGCGCAACGCCATTGCCAGCGTCAAGGCGATCAACGCAGCCCGCCTTGCCCTGCATGGGGATGGCAGCCACAAGGTATCGCTGGACAAGGCCATCAAAACCATGCGCGAGACAGGCGCTGACATGAAATCCAAGTACAAAGAGACCTCCCGTGGGGGCCTCGCCGTCAACGTAGTGGAGTGCTAA
- the purU gene encoding formyltetrahydrofolate deformylase translates to MTAIQTETSAASPSGTTVEHVLTLDCPEGPGIVHAVSGFLLDHGCDIIDNKQFGDRAEGHFFMRVHFASDGDASTVDALRSAFCPVGEKYAMNWQLERQGYKRKVLIMVSKFGHCLNDLLFRARIGELPIDVVGVVSNHTDHQGLAEWHGIPFFHVPVTAATKPAAEGRLLEIIDELDVELIVLARYMQVLSDDLARKLDGRAINIHHSFLPSFKGAKPYHQAYARGVKTVGATAHYVNGELDEGPIIAQQVVEVDHTFGPEDLVAAGRDTECKALSNAVRWHCEGRIILNGNRTIVLK, encoded by the coding sequence ATGACTGCCATCCAAACCGAAACTTCCGCCGCGTCCCCTTCCGGAACCACCGTGGAGCACGTCCTCACCTTGGACTGTCCCGAGGGACCGGGAATTGTGCACGCTGTGTCCGGATTCCTGCTGGACCACGGGTGCGACATCATCGACAACAAGCAATTCGGCGATCGCGCTGAAGGTCACTTCTTCATGCGCGTGCACTTCGCGTCCGACGGCGATGCTTCCACGGTGGATGCGCTGCGTTCCGCTTTCTGTCCCGTGGGCGAGAAATACGCCATGAACTGGCAGCTGGAACGCCAGGGCTACAAGCGCAAGGTGCTGATCATGGTCTCCAAGTTCGGGCACTGCCTGAACGACCTCTTGTTCCGGGCACGGATCGGCGAGCTGCCCATCGACGTGGTGGGCGTGGTCTCCAACCACACCGATCATCAAGGCTTGGCCGAATGGCACGGGATTCCGTTCTTCCACGTCCCGGTCACTGCTGCCACCAAGCCGGCCGCCGAGGGGCGGTTGCTGGAGATCATCGATGAACTGGACGTGGAACTCATCGTGCTGGCCCGCTACATGCAGGTCCTCAGCGACGACCTCGCCCGGAAGCTCGACGGCCGCGCCATCAATATCCATCACTCGTTCCTGCCGAGTTTCAAGGGCGCCAAGCCCTACCACCAGGCCTACGCGCGTGGAGTGAAAACTGTGGGCGCCACGGCCCACTACGTAAATGGTGAACTGGATGAGGGACCCATCATCGCCCAGCAAGTAGTGGAAGTGGACCACACGTTCGGGCCGGAGGATCTGGTGGCTGCCGGCCGTGATACCGAATGCAAGGCCCTCAGCAACGCCGTTCGTTGGCACTGCGAAGGCCGGATCATCCTGAATGGGAACAGGACGATCGTGTTGAAGTAG
- a CDS encoding DUF456 domain-containing protein: MNAELIVTILCGLAIAVGVAGTIIPVLPGSILIGASLLAWAIWGGAGGMGWVIFAVGMLFVVSGMAASAVLTGRKMKQHGIPNRSVLIGVVLGVVGMFIIPVVGLFVGFALGLLLSEVQRTRNFRAALRSSGAALKATGIGMLVEFALACAAASTWIIGVWAEAVYGGP; encoded by the coding sequence ATGAACGCCGAACTCATCGTGACCATCCTGTGCGGCCTGGCCATAGCAGTGGGTGTTGCCGGAACCATCATCCCCGTATTGCCGGGCAGCATCCTGATCGGTGCCAGCCTGTTGGCGTGGGCCATCTGGGGCGGCGCCGGCGGCATGGGATGGGTGATCTTTGCCGTGGGCATGCTGTTTGTGGTGTCCGGAATGGCGGCCAGTGCCGTATTGACCGGCCGCAAAATGAAGCAGCACGGGATCCCCAACAGATCGGTGCTGATTGGCGTGGTCCTGGGCGTTGTGGGCATGTTCATCATCCCCGTAGTGGGGCTTTTTGTCGGCTTTGCCTTGGGGCTTCTCTTGAGCGAAGTTCAGCGGACCCGAAACTTCAGGGCTGCGCTGCGGTCCAGTGGTGCTGCGCTGAAAGCAACAGGCATAGGGATGTTGGTGGAATTTGCTTTGGCCTGCGCCGCCGCGAGCACGTGGATCATCGGCGTCTGGGCAGAAGCGGTATACGGCGGCCCTTAA